cacacacacacacacacacacacacacacacacacacacacacacacacacacacaggtgtcgCATCTGATGCTCAGCAGCTCGCTCTGAAGGATGCGTTTGATTTAAATGCGTGTCTTTGCACCGCCGCGCTGTTATTCAGGACGAAGAGAAGATGTGTTCGGCTTCAGAGGTTAGAAAATATCATCATTAGTTCAGTTTAACCACAGCATGATGTGTGATAAGAGAGAGCCAGCTGTTAGATCTTCTGACCCGAACACAACTAAACTAACTTTAAGTTAGTTATTATTGAAGCCTGCTGAAGTGAACCCGATAGCAAGAGTGTTTCTTTTACTGAAGGACTGACTGAATCTCCTGCACGTGTACATTATAACAGGAACGAGACTGATCTGATCATGACAGAAAAAATACACCTTTCTGCTGCTGAAACCTGTGGATCTTCTTTAtattgccacacacacacacacacacacacacacacacacacacagagacacacacacacactcacactctctctcacacacacactcaaacacacacactctcacacacacacacacacacacacacactcacactcacacacacacacacacacacacacacacactcacactcacacacacacacacacacacacacacagacacacactcacactctctctcacacacacacacacacactcacactcacacacacacacacacacactcacacacacacacactcacactcacacacacacacacacactcacactcacacacacacacacacacacacacacactctctctcacacacacacacagacacacactcacactctctctctcacacacacacacacacacagctgtatcCGGTGTCCAGAGTTCTCTGGTTATTAGTGATGATATGAATTCAGCATCTGCTCAGTTTAATGAAAAgtgatattttatgattttctaAAGTGAgctgattattattgttagtcTGTATTTGTCTCATGAAGTTGTTTAAATGTCAGCACATGAATAAAAACGCTGTATTTCCTGAAGAAGGTCAGGCGTGAGATTAAACTACTGAATCataatgaacacacacatatatatatatatatatatatatatatatatatatatatatatatatatatatatatatatatatataattttatttgattaaagcAGCGGATTCATTCTGGTGTTTTTGTGAGttatttgttcttgttcagtTTAGATACGAACGAGTGATAGAATCGTTCATTCGGCTGGTTCATAAACGAGTCACTGAGTCATTTATTCAATCAGTCggttcaacaacaacaaacggACTCTTCAtggaataatgcattaaaaagactCGTTCAGGGCTGAAGCAGAAGTAAGTTAGGTTTCGTTACACACTTCTTTCTCGTTCCTCCCGTGACTGAATCATTCTCTGACGCTGGGTTTGTTAAAGAGAAAGGGGAAGCTGGGCTCGTTTCTGCTGGGTCTTTAACACCTGTGTTTCTCTTTGACTCTTTCAGCTGAAGACGACAAACTCGTTTCCTCCTTTCACTTgctttaaacttaaattaaaaccaTGTGTCTGTAGGAACCGAACAATCAAAGGCCGTGTTCATCGCTGTGTTCTGTTCTCCTCAGATCTTCTCGTTAGTGATCTTCGGCTCTGTCTCTAACGAGGGCTACATCAACCGGCCCGATGAGGTCCAGCGGTTCTGCATCTTTAACCGGAGCCGGAGCGCCTGTAACCTCGCGGTGGGCATGGGCTCGCTGGCCTTCCTCTGCTGCACGGCCTTCCTGGCCTTAGACGCCTACTTCCCTCGAATCAGCGGCGTCCGAGAGCGCAAGAGAGCCGTTCTGACTGACCTGGCAACCTCAGGTGGAGCTCCACTcgcagaacagaaaaaaaacattcagtgaaACGTTCCCATAAGTAACATATCACCCAAAATATAACGTCATTCAAGCATTcgtttataatatattatatatgaattttaaaatgtccagCTTTCTCATTATAACATCATTTAaggttacaaaaatattcatcaAGATGTTCGAATAACTAcattttcacccaaaatataacatttttgaaagttacaaaaatatttattaacttaactttcacataaaatactttttaatgatttttaattattttaacatttattttgaatattctaTGACAATATTCTGTTTTCttgttattataacattatttaaaagtcacaaaaatatttattaaaatgttctaataacttttgcacaaaatataaaatttttgaaggttacaaaaatatttattaaaatgttctaataACTTTCGCACAAAATACAACAttactttaacatttattttatgacaatattctgttttcttgttattataatattatttaaaagtcacaaaaatatttattaaaatttattaataataactcagttttcacacaaaatgtgacattatttGAAGGTTACAAAAAtctttgtgaaaatgttttaataactttattaataattatgttgACTGCTCTAAGAATGTTTGATGTCCAGCGTTCTTGTTGTTATAACGTTGTTTAAaagttagaaaaaaatatgctatattttaagaaaaagtatATCAAGTATTATATTTATAGGAAGGTTTGTCCTAACATTTATGTAGCTTCTTAAAAATGTTAGTGTAGAGTTAGCTGGGAGGATAGTTTACACAGAGAATCACGAtagttatataaattattaagaGATTATGATcatgaaaaaaagtttactgAGAAATTGTGAGTGAATTCAAGTTTAAAACGAGCAGGATGAaggtgtgtgaggtgtgtgtttcagtgttcTGGTGCTTGCTGTGGTTCGTGGGCTTCTGTTTCTTGGCCAATCAGTGGCGGGTTGCCAGAACCGAGGATAACCCCCTGGGGTCGGGTGGAGACGCGGCGCGGGCCGCCATCACCTTCTCCTTCTTCTCCGTCTTCAGCTGGGTCTGTAGCTGCTGTGTTCACACACGTGATGCTGATCCGAGAGCTGGCGTGATTCAGTGTGTGTCGTGTGTTTCAGGGAGCTCTCGCGCTCGTCACTCGGGAGAGACTCAGACGTGTGTGTTTTGAAGAGGAGTACGAGGAGCTCTTCACACAGCCGCCGCccgacacgcacacacacacacacgcgtgaaCGAACGCTctcctgagtgtgtgtgagatgctgAGTTGATGTCAGGTTATCAGTCCTGAGCAGAAGAAGTGTGCTCCCGAACCAAACAGGATGTTCAAGGAAACCTAACGAAAGTCATGGACTACAACACTGCcatcttctgtcttctctaGAAACCCAACTCTGACGCtgaatacagaaataaaaattcatttttcatttttttttactttttatctcatatttctgactttttttttcatagaacaGCTTGATACAGACtcacaattctgcctttttttaatttttatttttaagatattaagtcagaattgcgagatataaagtagAATAATTTTTCTTCCCGCTGTTTACTTTAGTCCGATtggactttatatctcacaagaGAAAAAAGTCTGTTTTATGATGCAATACTTAGAACAAaaagaactgtatttttattcagtggcggcagcaggggtcaaaggtcagcggGGTCAGCACCGGACCGGCCTCATGAGTTTAAATCAAGTTTCAGCTGCTTGCACACATCTTCTGAACATCTTAGATGAACATCCATGTAACGTTCTGTTTATGATGAATAAATCGAtgctaatgtattttaaagcacTATTACTTGTGTGCTGGATGCATTTTAGAgaaaataagaattttaaaaaaatgaagggaAGGATTTCATCCACAAGGAGTTTAACGAATGATGAAAACAGAAGAAACTAAGTTACATCAGAGATGCCtgtgatatttttgttataataactAATGACGGCGGTGTAAAGTAACAGCATTCAGAGAAGTAAGCGCGGTTGCTATGGTGACCACGGTCGAACCGGTCTAGCGCGGACTGAACCGGACTGATCTCAAACTCATGCAGCTGGCCTGAGGCTGAGCCGCGCATGCGCGCAGATGCGCTGTAGATCTGACGCCGCTCACTTCCGCTCAAGATGGCGGCGCAGCGCAGCAGTCTGATGCAGAGCGTAAGAAAGTGCTTTTTCTCCTCATCCTCACTCGTTAGTACACACTCCTCAGAGCTGTCTGTGTAGTTTAACACTCGTGTATTATGAGGTCGTGAGGGACTGAAGCGCCGCTGGTAGTGTTTGTTCCGTGTGGTGGTCTGCCTCAGTAATGTTTTTACCTCAGTGAATCTCATCTAATGCGTTTATTCCCTTCTTCATTAGGTTTTGTGTCTGTTATATTCAATCTGATGGTCTGAAGTATTACTTTATTGTATATTCTTACATAAACTGTCAGATTAACTAAACAAACCCCTGCCCctacacgaataaagaaacacaaagCTGAGGAAGTCATTATTTCAGTTAAGCCTGATATAATCTTTTCTGAAACTTTCaaatatcttaataataataataaatatataaagttaaagGCAACTGTGTTTATCCAAAACAACTTACAAATGAGGGCAGTCGAAATCagaatcaacaaaagagcaataaaatacagttataaaatacaatgtttaataataataaagtttaagcaataaaatgttatgtagcctttcagacaaaaatatatacaacaaataaataaacatctgcCACTGTagtcataaaaataaacctctTTTGATCATATAGTcggtgtttatttttatgcctttatatgttttaaagcattgaGCTGAATTTCTTGCTTTCTGAacagataaatatttttacttgaaCTGGAAAATCTTTATTGTCcacacatattaatattaaaatgcattattgttagtattattattaaaaacgtATTTACTATGAATATCtctgataattattttaattttaatttattcattccatgtttatttttctaaatttattggcagatatttgttattgtttcagGCATTAAGGCTATTATTTGTGATCaatggcatccaaaataaacgttctTGTTGAAATAACATGTTATGCatctataaacacacatacagcatatatatatatatatatatatatatatatatatatatatatatatatatatatatatatatacagatatttaCGTGTACGTATAGTCATGTAATTTATCGGGTATAAACATATATCATTCATAAAtgtagcatatttttcttaaataaatacatgcatttgtgtgttttattcagaagcttttattttggatacattTAGTTATTTCACAGTCACTACTAATTAAGGCAGCTCATTTTCATATCTTTCGTGTGTTTTTATCAAAGAATTTTGCATCTCAAGTGAATGTGTGCTAGCTAATTCAGaaggtttgtttgttctttgctgaaagtgattgattgattgcttgCAGCATCAGAGCTGGACGGACGCTCTTCCTCTGTGTCAGCTCTGTGGCGTGGGTTCGGCCCCGAACTGTGCGTACGGCCCCGACGGGAAAGGCACCCAGAGCCACCCGAACGAAGACGGACACTTCCGCTTCAGGTAGAGCCGCTCGCAGACGCCTGCGCAGACTCTGATGGCTGTGAactgatgtcacttcctgtttcctcCCCAGCACCGAGTGCTGCTTCCTGTACGGCGTGTTTAACGGATACGACGGCAGCCGTGTGGCCAGTTTCGTGTCTCAGCGCCTGACGGCCGAGCTGCTGCTGGGTCAGCTGAGCACTGGGCACACAGACGCAGACGTGCGCAGGATCCTCTCGCAGGTGTGAGATCAGACACAAACCTGCTCGCGATCGGGAAGAGTGCGTCTCATCAGTGGAAgccaatgggtgccgtcagaatgagagtccttCAGCAATAACTCAAACATTAGACGCTAACTATCTGCTCAGATCAAGCAGTGTTTACTTTTAACTAAACAGTTTCACATCTGACTTAAAatcatcttaatgctggattcgTTTAATCTTTTGACTGATGGACGTGGATGTTCTcatcagactctcgttctgacggcacccattcacttccactgATGAGACACTGATGAAGAAACGCACTCCTCCTGATCTCGGATGGGACGAGATTAAggacaaaacattacatttttcaagtGCGAAGCAACATAAGTACAAAAGATGGGcaaataatatatcaatatggACTAAAAGTAATATTAGTAATTATAATGTCTCTCAGGCTTTTGATGTTGTAGAGAAGAGCTACTTTGAGACCATTGATGATGCTCTCGCAGAGAAAGCCAGCCTCCAGTCACAGCTTCCGGAGGTGAGCACACATACGTCAGAGATGTGTcaggttatggttatggttatggttatggttatggttgtGTAAggatgtgtgtgtctcagggcGGCTATCTGTCGGCTCAGACTCAGAAGATCACGGAGCGACTCAAGACGTTAGAGCAGGAGGTTTCAGGAGGAGCCACAGCTATAGTCGCTCTCATACTCAATAACAAACTCTACATCGCTAATGTCGgtatgttcacacacacacacacacacacacacacacacacacacacacacacacactcgatcTGAGGAATCAATGCTGTGTGCTGATCGTGTCGCTGTTTtcttgtttctctgtgttttcagGAACCAATCGGGCTCTTCTGTGTAAGACCACCAGTGATGGTCAGAACCAGGTGATCCAGATCGGACGAGCTCACACGACCGATAACGACGACGAGCTGTCCAGACTCGCCCAGCTgggtcagacacacacacacacacacacacacacacacacacacactcacacacacacacacacacacacacacacacacacacatgcacacacacacacacactgcatttattagtcagatttttaatttactgattttaaagcagtttttaaaatCGAGACTTTTAGattttccttcagaaatattcTGATCTGCTGGCTTTCATTTGGTCATGTGATTTATTTCAAAGCATCAGCAGTTCTGAAAAGCATGACATCAGAagagctgagtgtgtgtgtgtgtgtgtgtgtgtgtgtgtgtgtgtgtgtgtgtgtgtgtgtgtgtgtgtgtgtgtgtgtctcaggtctGGATCCGGTGCGCTTGAGACAGACCGGACTGATCTCAGGTCAGAGCAGCACTCGACGCGTCGGAGACTATAAAGTCAAGTTCAGCTACACAGACATCGACGTGCTCAGGTGTGtttctgatacacacacacacacacacacactcattttacTTTAGTCTGGTCTTTTGTCAAATATCCATGTTCTTTTTGATCACGTTTATCACAAACGACTGCGTGAAAGTTACAGACTATTATTTGAGCAGAATAACTCAGCAGAGATTCAGTGTTGCTGCTGTTTTCAGATCATCAACGTACAATGTACAGAGAGCGAGCGCAAGCGAAGGGTTGCCAGGTTAAGGAGATTAAGTGAACAACtgggaaaaatattaaaattttaactcTTGACATCTGGCAACCGCACCCAATAACGCTTGTGGAAGCTTGTTAGCAATGcgacataatataaatatttaaattacaacaaAACCTCTTTAGATAATTACTCTCAATAAATCAAGAAAAGCGACATCAtgatcagtttgtttgttgAAGTTTAtttgactatatttattttattttcctgatgaatgttatgtttatacattaacatgtttttaataacatgTCTGTATTCAGCGCCGCGAAGCAGAAGCCAATCATCTCGGAGCCTGAGATCCACGGCGGCCAATCACTGGAGGGCGTGACGGGCTTCCTGTTGCTGATGTCAGAGGGGCTGATAAAGGCCCTGGAGTCGGCTCACGGCCCGGAGCAGGTCAACCAGGTGCTGACGCCAGTTACATGAAAGAATATAGTCTCATCTCTAGGCATGcacctaaataaaaaacacctttttcaCCATTgcataaactaaatattaaaaaatattcacttaacactaaacatttttaacattatagcAAACGTTAAACCAACGAAgcacaatttaacttaaaatgaataatattctgACCGTTCTTCTTCaatcagttttttaaatttacaaataaatgcaaatacaaaaatagttttaaaacattagatCCCAgtttaaacattataataaatatattagtagAGATGTTGCAAAGAGTAACACTCGAGTTTCAGAGCTAATCTTCCTCACACTTTGGACTAATACGTACAGTTTGTCCTTGCATTAAAAAGCATAGCGATCAACAGGTTATTGagaaattgtttaattgttaaactGATTTCAGGCACCACTCTTCCGCTTCTCCTAGAAGACAGAATCACGTAGTGGTTCAGTCTTATATAATTTTGGTTTCTGAAACGTTCGGAGCGTCCCTAGCCTCATCCGTCCTGCAGCATGGTTTCAGTATGTgtggactacatttcccacgtTCCCCGGCAGGAGATCGTCGCCATGGTAGCGGCAGAGCTGGCGCAGCAGAGCAGTCTGGAGGCGGTTGCGCAGTCGGTGGTGGAGCGGGTCAAGCGTCTGCATCACGACTCTTACGTGAGCGGCAGACAGAGGGCGCCACACTGCGCTAAACACGAAGACATGACGCTGCTGATCAGAGTCGTCAACTACACGCTCGCAGACGGCTCGCTCACACCCACGCAAGGTGAGACGCCGCTCCACCAGTACAGTAAGACCTTAGACGGTTTCTGTGGGATGCAAacacaactattaaaaaaaggttcaaacGTTCAGTGAAGGAAACAAGATGCGTTAAGAGccgggggtgaaaacttttgaacaggatgAATGTGTCCAAAGTTTTCTTTGTTGAAttgtcatttctttcttctAGTACTGCCCTTTGGAAgcaacagaaaatatttgtttatgtgtgtgtgtgtgtgtgtgtgtgtgtgtgtgtgtgtgtttgtgtgtctgtgtgtgtgtgtgtgtgtgtgtgtgtgtgtgtgtgtgtgtgtgtgtgtgtgtgtgtgtgtgtgtgtgtgtgtgtgtgtgtgtgtgtgtgtgtgtgtgtgtgtgtgtgtgtgtgtgtgtgtgtgtgtgtgtgtgtgtgtgtgtgtgtgtgtgtgtgtgtgtgtgtgtgtgtgtgtgtgtgtgtgtgtgtgtgtgtgtgtgtgtgtgtgtgtgtgtgtgtgtgtgtgtgtgtgtgtgtgtgtgtgtgtgtgtgtgtgtgtgtgtgtgtgtgtgtgtgtgtgtgtttgtgtgtgtgtgtgtgtgtgtgtgtgtgtgtgtgtgtgtgtgtgtgtgtgtgtgtgtgtgtgtgtgcacgcaggAGGAAGGATCTACCCGGTGTCCGTGCCGTACTCTAATCATCAGAGCACCAGTAAGACGAGTGTGATGCTGTCTCTGGTGATGCCGGCGCAGGGAACACTGACCAACGGCTCGAACACAGCGTCCACTCTGGAGGGAGACACGCCGACCGCCGGGTAACTCAGCAGCGCTTGCTTCCTTGTTCTTTTGACCTtattttttagtcatttaagttagcttttttgccatttttagtagtatgtatatatatgacagTTGTACTAagtgaaaataagaaatgtggcttagtaaaatagatttttaattttaacattttactattttttgctttaccatttttattatagtttttttgtaatgtgtctattgtttttaatttataatatttttttattattacttatgtttaatatttagttttagcaaTTGCATTTTGTTGCCATTGtattattgtgttcatatataattttcctgtttaattttttttaatatattttttttaatacataactATGGTAATGTTAACTTTTTCAGTTAGAACTTTCAATTTTAAcgataaaataatgcaaatgttttaaggCTTAGTTTTAGTGAGCTGTAATAATCCTACACACAGAGAATGCACTGGTAACTACATCAGTAACGCATGAATCTCTCTCCACGCTCCCTGGTTTAACTGTAGTCTACTGACGCCCCTGATTCCCCTGACCATAGACACCTTACAGCCCATCAGCGAGAGTCCTGACCCCGCCCCTCACAATGACCACGCCCCTTTGTGCATCTGTGCTCCTCCCGTTGACCCCGCCCCTCTGCGTATCTGTTCTCCCGTTGACCCCGCCCCTCTGTGCGCATGTGCTGCTCCCGTCGACTCCGCCCCTCTctctgaccccgcccctctgtgtgtgtgtgctcctcCCCTCAGTCAGAGCCCCACGGCGACGCTGCAGTCgacgaacacacacacgcagagctCCAGCTCCAGCTCCGGAGACGGAAGCCTGTTCCGGCAAAGAGGCAGTCAGGCGGCGCAACCGGATGAGACGGGAAGAGTGCCTCCGTACGTCGACTTCACACAGTTCTACCGGCTCTGGGGCTCCGACCACAGCGAGGGCCAGGGCCTGTCTGGGGATCTGGGGCCCCAGTGAGTGCATTACTCCCTCTGTGACCCACAGCATCCTCCCTGAACTGTGTCTTTGGCCTGTAATCACGAGGAGCTCAAAGGGAAACTCACCGGAGCAGATCCGGGTCCAGCATCACGTCTAGAACACTTTCTTCCTGCTTCTGTGGAGCCGCAGAGCCGGGTATAcacgtctgtctgtctgcgtcTTCTGTGTTCTTTGAGTTTTTAGTGTCTACCTTTAATAAACAGCTCTTGTTTCAGCTCCACATTCTGATTTCATTTCTCTCACCACACAATAAATTCAGTGTTTATCGATAAAGCATGTTCAAAAAGCAACCGAAGTTGATCTAAAGTGAAGAATAGAATGTGTGTTCTCCAGAGAGTGATCTAGAAGCTAGAAGAAGGGTTTCACTTCAGAAAGCTGCTGGAGatgaaaaacacatcatttcATAACAGTGCTGTTTATCAAGAGATCGGATCGGACGGTGTTCGGCTCAATCTGAGGgagaaaacatctaaatattgagataatgacctttaaagttgtccaggTGAAGTTCTTAGAAATGCATGTTTCTAATCCAAAAATATGTTCTATGTTAGGaaatcttaatgatttttggcataaaagaaaatggatAATTTCGACCAATACAATGCATTGTTGACGTTTTCTGGCAccgtttcatttaatttgattaataaaatgacttGAGAGCCGCAGCTTAAGTTCTTCTTAGCAGACTAACAGTGCtggttgtatttttataatgatgCTTTAAAGTAGAATAGATCTGAGATGAAAGGATGCtctatatttgttaaaaaacgAAAGCTGTAGATAGCATACAGTGTGAAGAAAACCGGGCCAAGGACTGATCCCTGAGGAACTCCACGATTAACAGGAGGATTaatcaccaaaacaaacactaaaacacCGGTCAGATAGGAACAGAACCACGGCCTGGAAGGTCCTCAGATATCAGGAGAACCTCACGGTCAAACAGACCAAAGACAGCACTCGGAGGCCATGGATTTCTCAATGATCACTTGAGACTCCTTAAAGGGATTCAAACGTCTCATGAACAGAATTAACAGCCCAGTGTGACTCTGAGGGAATCAGGACAACGTTCTCGAGGATCTTTCAGATAAAGGGTCAATTAGAAATAGGGAGAGCAATGATGCAGGTACGTTTGCTATTTAACATTTAAGAGCGTTAGGAAAGGAACCAGTGGACAAATGTTTGTTAACCAACAACAGAGCAGGAGGAGTGTTTCTGAGATGTGTTTGATGAAATAAGGGAATAATATCCTGAGGATGAAATCAGATCAATGAGCTCAAGCTCAGACCAGACAGAAGAACACGGCGAAACATCGTCAAAAATATATCATGATGCAGACAGCTGAGATCTTAATGTTTGACCTTCTCAACAATAACTTTCCAAAGCTGTCACAGAGAAGCTGAGGACCCTGAAACAGAACTCACAGAGAGATTGTAGATGAGCTTCATCACAGCTTTTTATTGATAAGTTCAAACAAAGGTTTGCATTTTGCAGCTTTCTGAAACAGAACCGTGGGTTGCACTTTAGTCCACTTTCTACTAaataactacatgtcaactaccCCCCAGAGACGTCATGATACCTGAACAGACAGAATTAAAAAGATCACCTGAGAAGAGTCGGGCAAACACGTCCTTTTCATCCGTggttaaataattgaaaaaaatacagtaataaatgtgtaattccACTTATTCATATACTCTTAGAATATATCTATTAAtactttaacattttgaatttaacttaataatat
This genomic stretch from Puntigrus tetrazona isolate hp1 unplaced genomic scaffold, ASM1883169v1 S000000234, whole genome shotgun sequence harbors:
- the tab1 gene encoding TGF-beta-activated kinase 1 and MAP3K7-binding protein 1 → MAAQRSSLMQSHQSWTDALPLCQLCGVGSAPNCAYGPDGKGTQSHPNEDGHFRFSTECCFLYGVFNGYDGSRVASFVSQRLTAELLLGQLSTGHTDADVRRILSQAFDVVEKSYFETIDDALAEKASLQSQLPEGGYLSAQTQKITERLKTLEQEVSGGATAIVALILNNKLYIANVGTNRALLCKTTSDGQNQVIQIGRAHTTDNDDELSRLAQLGLDPVRLRQTGLISGQSSTRRVGDYKVKFSYTDIDVLSAAKQKPIISEPEIHGGQSLEGVTGFLLLMSEGLIKALESAHGPEQVNQEIVAMVAAELAQQSSLEAVAQSVVERVKRLHHDSYVSGRQRAPHCAKHEDMTLLIRVVNYTLADGSLTPTQGGRIYPVSVPYSNHQSTSKTSVMLSLVMPAQGTLTNGSNTASTLEGDTPTAGQSPTATLQSTNTHTQSSSSSSGDGSLFRQRGSQAAQPDETGRVPPYVDFTQFYRLWGSDHSEGQGLSGDLGPQ
- the LOC122333338 gene encoding synaptogyrin-1-like, with product MQRNGAERTGGAFEPLAFIQQPHTGLRIVSWIFSLVIFGSVSNEGYINRPDEVQRFCIFNRSRSACNLAVGMGSLAFLCCTAFLALDAYFPRISGVRERKRAVLTDLATSVFWCLLWFVGFCFLANQWRVARTEDNPLGSGGDAARAAITFSFFSVFSWGALALVTRERLRRVCFEEEYEELFTQPPPDTHTHTHA